A DNA window from Methanococcus voltae PS contains the following coding sequences:
- a CDS encoding TrmB family transcriptional regulator sugar-binding domain-containing protein, producing MKLKIGILEILVILSIVVTAGVLGYNFLGSNTAKYDFSGEEMYKCAWVSDNIIKKGFILNAEVEGEWTADKSPFKDTIRVIGAKGGTLKVAYNNKEYELGGRLASKEDIAIKYIKLVPSGNSMITYRLDELQAESFADLKSKIEQETSIEGLNPKYIIVKGSIASDGNTLLPTTQQQIRNVFKYDELMPVFNILLNGTTMIGDFEISHFESLDEILKPNNVLTSDLKVSVVYEETNSELAEKIGENSKLKVSSWK from the coding sequence TCGGTATTTTAGAAATACTAGTTATTCTTTCAATAGTTGTTACCGCAGGTGTGTTGGGATACAATTTTTTAGGTTCTAATACGGCAAAATACGATTTTAGCGGGGAAGAAATGTACAAATGTGCATGGGTATCTGACAACATTATAAAGAAAGGTTTTATTTTAAATGCAGAAGTAGAAGGTGAATGGACAGCTGATAAAAGTCCATTTAAAGATACCATAAGGGTAATTGGTGCAAAAGGGGGAACTCTTAAAGTTGCATACAATAACAAAGAATATGAATTAGGCGGTAGATTAGCTTCTAAGGAAGATATCGCGATTAAATACATAAAATTAGTACCTTCCGGTAATTCAATGATTACCTACAGATTAGATGAGTTACAAGCGGAGTCTTTTGCTGATTTAAAATCAAAAATTGAGCAAGAAACCTCGATTGAAGGCTTAAATCCAAAATATATTATTGTTAAAGGCTCAATTGCTTCAGACGGTAATACATTGTTGCCTACGACACAACAACAGATTAGAAACGTGTTTAAATACGATGAATTAATGCCAGTATTCAATATATTATTAAATGGTACTACAATGATTGGAGACTTCGAAATTAGTCATTTTGAATCACTTGACGAGATTTTGAAACCAAACAATGTTTTAACATCCGACTTAAAAGTTTCTGTAGTCTATGAAGAAACCAACAGCGAATTAGCTGAAAAAATTGGTGAAAATTCCAAATTAAAGGTTAGTTCATGGAAATAA
- a CDS encoding oligosaccharide repeat unit polymerase family protein, whose translation MNLNLNLKEKVNPNDIFVIISCMFVILACNISVTTGAIVLFCASFFYLSFNVGKNIIKKYLNPEFDDNKDGELINLIRENINYEKHRKIGLLLIAVGALFTVADLIWVSGVPLFDPASRKFLNVGFTGLAHLLPLGWAIVVSCTEMSKKKVFGYSLVFAALVALLGYRTQVIILLLSTIFVMYYNNKLSNKQVVYPVVGLALIVIVMSVLRFYSLNIGGNPIVSRVQLTMNILDMIVQNFEGSLQGVLHTAIFSSYKLIPGVSSGPRTIVANSLGIEGVTITPTIFGAVFADFGYLGLIPYFGTLGIFIGALHYISSKLNGVFMGIYAILIAYLLAGIETGILDLDVVFFFGLGAFSLVYGLYEAYKVKKR comes from the coding sequence ATGAATTTAAATCTAAATTTAAAAGAAAAAGTTAATCCAAATGATATTTTTGTTATTATAAGTTGTATGTTTGTGATACTTGCATGCAATATTTCAGTCACAACCGGCGCTATAGTCCTATTTTGTGCGAGTTTCTTTTATTTATCCTTCAATGTTGGAAAAAATATTATTAAAAAATATTTAAATCCTGAATTTGATGATAATAAAGATGGTGAATTAATTAATTTAATAAGAGAAAATATTAATTATGAAAAACATAGGAAAATTGGGTTACTTTTAATAGCTGTAGGGGCTTTATTTACCGTAGCAGACTTAATCTGGGTTAGCGGAGTTCCTTTATTTGACCCTGCCTCAAGAAAGTTTTTAAATGTTGGATTTACGGGATTAGCGCATCTTTTACCACTAGGTTGGGCGATAGTTGTTTCATGCACTGAAATGAGCAAAAAAAAGGTATTTGGCTATTCTTTGGTTTTCGCGGCATTGGTTGCTTTACTAGGCTATAGGACTCAGGTTATTATCCTATTGCTATCTACAATATTCGTTATGTACTATAACAACAAGTTATCGAATAAACAGGTTGTTTACCCAGTTGTTGGACTTGCTTTAATCGTAATTGTAATGTCAGTACTAAGATTTTATTCGCTAAATATTGGCGGAAATCCGATTGTATCGCGTGTACAGTTGACTATGAATATCTTAGATATGATAGTTCAAAATTTTGAAGGTAGCCTTCAAGGTGTGTTACATACTGCAATTTTTTCATCATATAAACTTATTCCTGGCGTTTCTTCGGGCCCTAGAACTATAGTTGCAAATAGTCTTGGAATAGAAGGTGTTACAATTACACCTACGATATTTGGAGCAGTTTTTGCAGATTTTGGATATTTAGGATTAATACCTTACTTCGGAACTCTCGGTATATTCATTGGGGCATTACATTACATTAGTAGCAAACTTAATGGCGTATTTATGGGAATATACGCGATATTAATTGCTTATTTACTCGCAGGGATTGAAACTGGTATATTGGATTTAGATGTAGTATTTTTCTTTGGATTAGGTGCTTTTTCTTTGGTTTATGGATTATACGAAGCATATAAAGTGAAAAAAAGATAA
- the rsmA gene encoding 16S rRNA (adenine(1518)-N(6)/adenine(1519)-N(6))-dimethyltransferase RsmA, giving the protein MNSNSHKNSKKLGQCFLKDKNFVKKAISSANLNDEDIVLEIGLGEGVLTKELAKVAKKVYVIELDKRLEVFAKEVVKEYPNVTIIWEDALKVDLDSLDFNKIVANLPYQISSPITFKFLERKKGFDLAVLMYQYEFAKRMVGKEDTKEYSRLSVAVQYHADVKMVCKVPPTAFSPKPKVDSAIVKLIKKNPDYQVLDEKTFKNLLKALFQHRNKTVGKALVNSAHELNLTREHVKEFIEAYSEEFDFKERVFKLPGFEIGELSNLLNKFISKLPKLEQ; this is encoded by the coding sequence ATGAATTCAAATTCTCATAAAAATTCTAAAAAATTAGGTCAGTGCTTTTTAAAGGATAAAAATTTTGTAAAAAAAGCAATAAGCAGTGCAAATTTAAATGATGAGGATATAGTACTTGAAATAGGTCTTGGTGAAGGTGTACTTACCAAAGAACTTGCAAAAGTAGCTAAAAAAGTCTACGTAATAGAGCTTGATAAGAGATTAGAAGTATTTGCCAAAGAAGTAGTTAAAGAGTACCCTAATGTGACCATTATATGGGAAGACGCTTTAAAAGTGGATTTGGATTCATTGGACTTCAATAAGATAGTTGCTAACTTACCTTATCAAATATCTTCACCGATTACTTTTAAATTTTTAGAGCGTAAAAAAGGTTTTGATTTAGCTGTACTAATGTATCAATACGAATTTGCCAAAAGAATGGTGGGAAAAGAAGATACAAAAGAATATAGTAGACTTAGCGTAGCGGTTCAATATCATGCCGACGTAAAGATGGTTTGTAAAGTTCCACCTACTGCATTTTCGCCTAAACCCAAAGTAGATTCGGCAATTGTTAAATTAATTAAAAAAAATCCTGATTATCAGGTATTAGATGAAAAAACATTTAAAAATTTACTTAAAGCATTATTCCAACATAGAAATAAAACAGTTGGTAAGGCTCTTGTTAATTCTGCACACGAGCTTAATCTTACTCGTGAACATGTTAAAGAATTTATAGAAGCGTATTCTGAAGAGTTTGACTTTAAAGAAAGAGTTTTTAAATTACCTGGCTTTGAAATAGGTGAATTATCTAATTTATTGAATAAATTTATTTCTAAATTACCTAAATTGGAACAATAG
- the cooS gene encoding anaerobic carbon-monoxide dehydrogenase catalytic subunit → MKKVSEHDSINEMYQKLIEDNMSNIFDREDQQETVRCGFCSQGMSCQLCSNGPCRITPIVEGKRKIDSGACGIGPDAMAMRYMLLRNVMGTSTYTYHAKEAFRTLKSTAEGRTPFEIQDINKLKTFANACGLKVTSVNETAVNLAKFLYEQTYTSRPSIMVERFAPKPRQDLWNKLGIYPAGPQEEMLVSTSSCLTNVDSDYVSLALKAMRLGISCIYGAQIGLEMVQDILYGTPMPHKVDVDLGIVDPEYINIVVNGHEPFVGAALINMARSSKIQERAGAEGAKGLRIVGSIETGQELIQRFNVDDVFVGLTGNWITIEPLLATNAVDVFAMDMNCSLPRLNEYSKKYNTTLISVSKLVKLPHVSINMDYEPHKVEKMAEEIINIAFKNYKNRKSTKSHVPNRKTEAIVGVSTEAILNILGGSLDPLLNAIKDGDIKGVVALISCTSIHGNGHDMNTVAIAKELIKKDILVVSAGCGNAALQVAGLTSLDAIDMAGSKLAGVCKLLKIPPVLSFGTCTDTGRISMLVTELTKALNVDTKDLPIAVTAPEYMEQKATIDALFALGFGLYTHVSPLPPVTGGESLVKLLTNDLENLTGAKLDVETDMVKAASNIESHINKKRSRLGI, encoded by the coding sequence ATGAAAAAAGTTTCAGAACATGATTCAATAAATGAAATGTACCAAAAATTAATAGAAGACAACATGTCTAACATTTTTGACCGAGAAGACCAGCAAGAAACCGTTAGATGTGGTTTTTGTAGTCAAGGGATGAGTTGCCAACTCTGTAGCAATGGACCATGCCGTATTACACCAATTGTCGAGGGGAAACGGAAAATAGACTCGGGGGCATGTGGAATTGGTCCTGACGCAATGGCAATGAGATACATGTTACTTAGAAATGTTATGGGGACTAGTACATACACATATCACGCAAAGGAAGCATTCAGAACCTTAAAATCAACTGCAGAGGGTAGAACCCCATTTGAAATTCAAGATATAAATAAATTAAAAACTTTTGCAAACGCATGTGGTTTAAAAGTCACTTCAGTAAATGAAACCGCAGTTAATTTGGCAAAATTCCTTTATGAACAAACCTATACTAGTAGACCATCCATAATGGTGGAACGTTTTGCACCAAAGCCACGTCAAGACCTTTGGAATAAATTGGGGATATATCCCGCAGGACCTCAAGAAGAGATGCTAGTTTCTACATCAAGTTGTTTAACAAATGTGGATAGCGATTACGTTTCATTAGCTTTAAAAGCAATGCGTTTGGGGATTTCTTGCATATATGGGGCTCAAATAGGTCTGGAAATGGTGCAAGATATATTGTATGGCACACCAATGCCTCATAAAGTAGACGTTGATTTAGGAATAGTTGACCCAGAATACATAAATATCGTGGTAAACGGTCACGAGCCTTTCGTTGGTGCAGCATTAATCAACATGGCTAGAAGCTCGAAAATACAAGAACGGGCAGGAGCCGAAGGTGCAAAAGGATTAAGAATAGTAGGTTCCATTGAAACTGGTCAGGAATTAATACAGAGATTTAATGTAGACGATGTATTTGTTGGTTTAACTGGGAATTGGATTACAATTGAGCCACTTTTGGCAACAAATGCAGTAGACGTTTTCGCAATGGATATGAATTGTAGTCTTCCTAGACTGAATGAGTATTCTAAAAAGTACAATACTACACTAATTTCAGTATCAAAACTTGTTAAATTGCCTCACGTAAGTATAAATATGGATTATGAACCTCACAAAGTAGAAAAAATGGCGGAAGAAATAATAAATATAGCTTTTAAAAATTATAAAAATAGAAAATCAACAAAAAGTCACGTACCAAATAGAAAAACTGAAGCAATAGTCGGTGTATCCACAGAAGCTATATTGAACATATTAGGTGGCAGTTTAGACCCATTATTAAACGCTATTAAAGATGGAGACATTAAAGGGGTTGTAGCTTTAATAAGTTGTACATCCATACATGGAAATGGTCACGATATGAATACAGTGGCGATTGCAAAAGAATTAATCAAAAAAGACATTTTAGTGGTTAGTGCAGGGTGTGGAAACGCAGCTTTACAGGTTGCAGGCTTAACTTCACTAGATGCAATAGATATGGCAGGCTCTAAACTTGCAGGAGTTTGTAAATTGTTAAAAATACCTCCAGTACTTAGCTTTGGAACTTGTACTGATACAGGTAGGATATCTATGCTTGTAACAGAATTAACCAAAGCTTTAAACGTAGATACAAAAGATTTACCAATTGCAGTAACTGCACCGGAATATATGGAGCAAAAAGCAACCATTGACGCTTTGTTTGCACTAGGATTTGGGTTATACACCCACGTTTCACCATTACCTCCAGTTACTGGCGGAGAAAGTTTGGTAAAATTACTTACAAACGATTTAGAGAACCTAACTGGTGCTAAATTAGATGTAGAAACAGATATGGTGAAAGCAGCATCAAATATTGAATCTCACATTAATAAAAAGAGAAGTAGATTAGGAATTTAA